One Streptomyces sp. NBC_01237 genomic region harbors:
- a CDS encoding RNHCP domain-containing protein, with protein MPRRRPRRDGGHRPQRPKDVLHGPAGARGDAFRCAGCRLDVPLVAPGTAHRNHCPHCLASLHVDRRIPGDRAAGCGGRMAALSLSVRQDGEWTLIHHCLTCGELSANRIAGDDNPLALMRLALRPLADARIPVRALLAL; from the coding sequence GTGCCGCGACGTAGACCCCGGCGGGACGGCGGTCACCGTCCCCAGCGGCCCAAGGACGTACTCCACGGACCGGCCGGGGCACGTGGCGACGCGTTCCGGTGTGCCGGCTGCCGGCTCGACGTGCCGCTGGTGGCGCCGGGCACCGCCCACCGCAATCACTGCCCGCACTGTCTGGCCAGCCTGCACGTCGACCGGCGGATACCGGGCGATCGGGCGGCCGGTTGCGGCGGACGCATGGCGGCGCTCAGCCTGTCGGTGCGCCAGGACGGGGAGTGGACGCTGATCCACCACTGCCTGACCTGCGGGGAGTTGAGCGCCAACCGCATCGCGGGCGACGACAACCCGCTTGCCCTGATGCGGCTGGCGCTGCGGCCCTTGGCGGACGCCCGTATCCCCGTACGGGCGCTGCTCGCGCTGTGA
- a CDS encoding RNHCP domain-containing protein: MSSIGTFTCVRCGLTVAALAPDGSRRNHCPSCLHSKHLTDHIEGGPSGCEGRMTPISIAVLRTGDWMVVHRCTRCDELTSNPVSGDDNQLILMRMAVRPLAQPPFPLEAFGDL, encoded by the coding sequence ATGTCCTCCATCGGCACCTTCACCTGTGTGCGCTGCGGACTGACCGTCGCCGCGCTCGCGCCCGACGGCAGCCGCCGCAACCACTGCCCCAGCTGTCTGCACTCCAAGCATCTGACCGACCACATCGAGGGCGGGCCCTCCGGCTGCGAGGGCCGGATGACCCCGATCTCCATCGCGGTGCTGCGCACCGGCGACTGGATGGTCGTCCATCGCTGCACCCGCTGCGACGAGCTGACCTCGAACCCGGTCTCCGGGGACGACAACCAGCTGATCCTGATGCGGATGGCCGTGCGCCCCCTGGCCCAGCCACCCTTCCCGCTCGAAGCGTTCGGTGACCTGTGA
- a CDS encoding VOC family protein has product MRMAAEMITIDCADARALADWWAGALGVEVAQDYGEFVILAAQPLVLGFQQVPEPRAGKNRVHVDFSSEDRAADVERLVGLGAVVVGEHEMPGLAWTTLQDPVGNEFCVSG; this is encoded by the coding sequence ATGAGAATGGCTGCGGAGATGATCACGATCGACTGTGCGGACGCGCGTGCGCTGGCCGACTGGTGGGCCGGTGCGCTCGGGGTGGAAGTGGCGCAGGACTACGGGGAGTTCGTCATCCTGGCGGCCCAGCCGCTGGTGCTGGGCTTCCAGCAGGTGCCCGAGCCGAGGGCCGGCAAGAACCGGGTCCACGTCGACTTCTCCTCCGAGGACCGGGCCGCCGACGTGGAGCGGCTGGTGGGGCTGGGGGCCGTGGTCGTCGGTGAGCACGAGATGCCGGGGCTGGCCTGGACGACCCTTCAGGACCCGGTGGGCAACGAGTTCTGCGTCTCCGGCTGA
- a CDS encoding GNAT family N-acetyltransferase: MRVRAGEAAEAAELTELALRSKGHWDYDEDFLAACRQELTVHPADVALRRTAVAEEHGRVLGFTTLDGDPPEGALGMMFVDPDAMGRGIGRLLFAHTVDEARRLGFTRLMIDADPNAEPFYLAMGAVRIGATPSGSVPGRELPLLEVALR, from the coding sequence ATGCGTGTGCGCGCGGGCGAGGCGGCGGAAGCCGCGGAACTGACCGAACTGGCCCTGCGCTCCAAGGGCCACTGGGACTACGACGAGGACTTCCTGGCCGCCTGCCGCCAGGAGCTGACCGTCCACCCGGCCGACGTGGCCCTCCGGCGGACCGCGGTCGCGGAGGAGCACGGCCGGGTGCTGGGCTTCACCACCCTGGACGGGGACCCGCCCGAGGGGGCGCTCGGCATGATGTTCGTCGACCCGGACGCGATGGGCCGGGGCATCGGGCGCCTGCTGTTCGCCCACACCGTGGACGAGGCCCGCCGTCTCGGCTTCACCCGTCTGATGATCGACGCCGACCCGAACGCGGAGCCGTTCTACCTGGCGATGGGCGCCGTCCGCATCGGCGCCACCCCGTCCGGCTCGGTCCCGGGCCGCGAGCTGCCGCTGCTGGAGGTCGCCCTGCGCTGA
- a CDS encoding mycothiol-dependent nitroreductase Rv2466c family protein, with protein sequence MSDNSTANGRTPVDFWFDPLCPWAWMTSRWMLEVEKVRDVEVHWHVMSLAVLNEDKLDQLPEEYRDLLENKAWGPVRVVVAARQKHGDKVVGPLYTALGTRFHNKGEGPTREAIIGALTDVGLPAELAEYADSDAYDTELRASHKEGIDKVGQEVGTPVIAVPGADGEQIAFFGPVVTPAPKGEEAAKLWDGTLLVASIPGFYEIKRTRTQGPIFD encoded by the coding sequence ATGTCTGACAACAGCACGGCCAACGGCAGGACTCCGGTCGATTTCTGGTTCGACCCGCTCTGCCCCTGGGCGTGGATGACCTCCCGCTGGATGCTGGAGGTGGAGAAGGTCCGCGACGTCGAGGTCCACTGGCATGTGATGAGCCTGGCCGTCCTGAACGAGGACAAGCTCGACCAGCTGCCCGAGGAGTACCGCGACCTCCTGGAGAACAAGGCATGGGGCCCGGTCCGGGTCGTCGTCGCCGCCCGGCAGAAGCACGGCGACAAGGTCGTCGGCCCCCTCTACACGGCGCTCGGAACCCGGTTCCACAACAAGGGCGAGGGCCCGACCCGCGAGGCGATCATCGGCGCCCTCACGGACGTCGGCCTGCCGGCCGAGCTCGCGGAGTACGCCGATTCCGACGCGTACGACACCGAGCTGCGCGCCTCCCACAAGGAGGGCATCGACAAGGTCGGACAGGAGGTCGGCACCCCGGTCATCGCCGTCCCGGGCGCCGACGGTGAGCAGATCGCGTTCTTCGGTCCCGTCGTCACCCCCGCCCCCAAGGGCGAGGAGGCGGCGAAGCTGTGGGACGGCACCCTGCTGGTCGCGTCCATTCCGGGCTTCTACGAGATCAAGCGGACCCGGACCCAGGGCCCGATCTTCGACTGA
- the pepN gene encoding aminopeptidase N, whose product MPGENLSRDEAHERAELLTVDGYEVALDLRSAVGEPGGDEEADGTGPRTFRSLTTIRFRAAREGASSFADLVAPRVNAVTLNGTALDPAAVFDGTRVALDSLAAGENVLVVDAQCAYSRTGEGMHRFVDPEDGEVYLYTQYEPADARRVFANFEQPDLKAPFRFQVTAPEGWRVWSNGAEESHQGEVWRFAETKPISTYITAVVAGPYHYETDHYTRTFDDGSTLEIPLGAMCRKGLARHFDADDIFLVTKQGLDFFHDHFDYPYPFGKYDQAFVPEYNIGAMENPGCVTFREEYIYRGKVTSASYERRANVILHEMAHMWFGDLVTMRWWDDLWLKESFADFMGTFSMVEATRFTNGWITFANNRKAWAYRADQLPSTHPVTADIRDLEDAKLNFDGITYAKGASVLKQLVAYVGRDAFLEGARRYFKRHAYGNTRLGDLLSVLAETSGRDMTTWSHSWLQTAGVNVLNPVATYDAAGRITELAVLQEAAESHPELRPHRVAVGLYRRNPDGDLVRYARAEVDVAGPRTVVGELAGAERPELILVNDDDLTYCKVRFDEVSLATLREHLGDITDPLARALCWSALWNLTRDGLLPARDFVHLVLAFSGRETDIGVLQMLHAWAQSALVHYAAPAWREEGGQALSEGALHELRLAEPGSQHQLTWARFFAAVAASEADFQLLTELLGGTARIDGLDVDQELRWAFLSPLASHGIADASVIDAELARDDTASGKRHQVRCLASRPSAAVKAQAWAAVVESDKLSNALAGATIAGFVQSSQRELLAPYTTAYFDAIERVWAERSIQIGMDVVSGLFPGLQDDPATLAATDAWLTSHPDAAPALRRLVLEARDALARALRGQECDRRA is encoded by the coding sequence GTGCCCGGTGAAAACCTGTCCCGCGACGAGGCCCATGAGCGGGCCGAGCTGCTGACCGTCGACGGATACGAGGTCGCCCTCGACCTGCGTTCCGCCGTCGGGGAGCCAGGCGGGGACGAGGAGGCCGACGGCACCGGTCCGCGTACCTTCCGCTCGCTGACCACCATCCGTTTCCGTGCGGCCCGCGAGGGGGCCTCGTCGTTCGCCGATCTGGTGGCGCCGCGGGTGAACGCGGTGACGCTGAACGGCACGGCACTGGACCCGGCGGCCGTCTTCGACGGGACCCGGGTGGCGCTGGACTCCCTCGCCGCGGGCGAGAACGTCCTGGTCGTCGACGCGCAGTGCGCGTACAGCCGGACCGGCGAGGGCATGCACCGCTTCGTCGACCCGGAGGACGGCGAGGTCTACCTCTACACGCAGTACGAGCCGGCCGATGCCCGGCGCGTCTTCGCGAACTTCGAGCAGCCCGACCTCAAGGCGCCCTTCCGCTTCCAGGTGACGGCGCCCGAGGGCTGGCGGGTCTGGAGCAACGGGGCCGAGGAGTCCCACCAGGGCGAGGTGTGGCGGTTCGCCGAGACGAAGCCGATCTCCACCTACATCACGGCGGTCGTCGCCGGTCCGTACCACTACGAGACCGACCACTACACCCGTACCTTCGACGACGGCTCCACGCTGGAGATCCCGCTCGGCGCGATGTGCCGCAAGGGGCTCGCCCGCCACTTCGACGCGGACGACATCTTCCTCGTCACCAAGCAGGGCCTGGACTTCTTCCACGACCACTTCGACTACCCGTACCCCTTCGGGAAGTACGACCAGGCGTTCGTGCCCGAGTACAACATCGGCGCCATGGAGAACCCGGGCTGCGTCACCTTCCGCGAGGAGTACATCTACCGCGGCAAGGTCACCTCGGCGTCCTACGAGCGCCGGGCCAACGTCATCCTGCACGAGATGGCGCACATGTGGTTCGGCGACCTGGTCACCATGCGGTGGTGGGACGACCTGTGGCTGAAGGAGTCGTTCGCCGACTTCATGGGGACCTTCTCCATGGTGGAGGCGACCCGCTTCACCAACGGCTGGATCACCTTCGCCAACAACCGCAAGGCGTGGGCCTACCGCGCCGACCAGCTGCCCTCCACCCACCCGGTCACGGCCGACATCCGTGACCTGGAGGACGCCAAGCTGAACTTCGACGGCATCACGTACGCCAAGGGCGCGTCCGTACTGAAGCAGCTGGTGGCGTACGTCGGACGGGACGCGTTCCTGGAGGGCGCCCGGCGCTACTTCAAGCGGCACGCGTACGGCAACACCCGGCTGGGCGACCTGCTGTCGGTGCTGGCGGAGACCTCCGGCCGCGACATGACCACCTGGTCGCACTCCTGGCTCCAGACGGCGGGCGTCAATGTGCTCAACCCCGTCGCGACGTACGACGCGGCCGGCCGGATCACCGAGCTCGCCGTGCTCCAGGAGGCCGCCGAGTCGCACCCGGAGCTGCGCCCGCACCGCGTCGCGGTGGGCCTGTACCGGCGCAACCCGGACGGCGACCTGGTGCGTTACGCCCGCGCCGAGGTGGACGTCGCCGGGCCGCGCACGGTGGTCGGGGAGCTGGCCGGGGCCGAGCGGCCCGAGCTGATCCTGGTCAACGACGACGACCTGACGTACTGCAAGGTCCGCTTCGACGAGGTGTCCCTCGCCACCCTGCGCGAGCACCTGGGCGACATCACCGACCCGCTGGCACGGGCGCTGTGCTGGTCGGCGCTGTGGAACCTGACGCGCGACGGTCTGCTGCCCGCCCGCGACTTCGTCCACCTGGTGCTGGCCTTCTCCGGCCGGGAGACGGACATCGGCGTGCTCCAGATGCTGCACGCCTGGGCGCAGTCGGCCCTGGTGCACTACGCCGCGCCCGCCTGGCGCGAGGAGGGCGGCCAGGCCCTGTCCGAGGGTGCGCTGCACGAGCTGCGCCTCGCCGAGCCGGGCAGCCAGCACCAGCTGACCTGGGCCCGGTTCTTCGCGGCGGTCGCCGCCTCGGAGGCGGACTTCCAGCTGCTGACCGAGCTACTCGGCGGCACCGCCCGGATCGACGGCCTGGACGTCGACCAGGAGCTGCGCTGGGCGTTCCTGTCCCCGCTGGCCTCGCACGGGATCGCCGACGCGTCGGTGATCGACGCCGAACTGGCCCGCGACGACACGGCGTCCGGGAAGCGGCACCAGGTGCGCTGTCTGGCCTCGCGCCCCTCGGCCGCGGTCAAGGCGCAGGCGTGGGCGGCGGTCGTGGAGTCGGACAAGCTGTCCAACGCCCTGGCCGGGGCGACGATCGCGGGGTTCGTGCAGTCCTCGCAGCGCGAGCTGCTGGCGCCGTACACGACCGCGTACTTCGACGCGATCGAGCGGGTGTGGGCCGAGCGCTCCATCCAGATCGGCATGGACGTGGTCTCGGGGCTGTTCCCGGGACTCCAGGACGACCCGGCCACGCTCGCGGCGACCGACGCGTGGCTGACCTCGCACCCGGACGCGGCACCGGCACTGCGCCGACTGGTCCTGGAGGCCCGTGACGCCCTTGCGCGGGCGCTGCGCGGGCAGGAGTGCGACCGCAGGGCGTGA
- a CDS encoding S8 family serine peptidase, whose translation MLMTKESPSSIPGARRAARIAAAAGLVAALAASGAAPVFAADDPATAPVKPSATSGKGDKLGKADADVLSKAEAEGEKSVTMMVATTPGATEQVTKQLDAVKGSVLGQTYDKLGYVRATVPTASAESTIKAASKLSSVLGIDLKQEIKLDDPTPKGDRAAGAKKAKSTGSHAAPGRKTPAKNPYNPSFETGAVDFVKQHPKADGRGITIGVLDSGVDLGHPALQKTTTGERKIVDWVTATDPVDDEDGTWLRMTEAVTGPTFTALGKTYSAPAGSYRFSLFKESATLGGDMAGDLNRDGDTTDTWGVLYDPVTGTTRVDLNGNANFADDTVLKPYKDKHQVAYFGKDDPRTDVVERIPFVVETRKNVVYNAAGAKADFVSIGVIESEHGTHVAGITAANGLFGGKMNGAAPGAKIVSSRACTWTGGCTNIALTEGMIDLVVNRGVDVVNMSIGGLPPLNDGNNARAELYKRLIDIYGVQLVISAGNDGPGVNTIGDPGLADHVISVGASISKETWAANYGSKVTKKYDMLPFSSRGPREDGGFAPILTAPGASINTTQTWIPGGPVKEAGYDLPAGYSMLQGTSMASPQAAGATALLLSAAKQKNIELPPADLRTALTSTATHIKGVPAHAQGAGLIDIVGAWKAIGKGATAHEYTVKAPVDTAIDFALKDPGFGTGLYDREGGLKAGQKKSYDVTVTRTTGPDRNVKHTLSWKNNDGTFKLTGPSTVSLPLGKPVTVKVQAKPGSTGVHSAILKVDDKKTVGVDHQILTTVVVATDLKKPGYAFKASGSVQRNSSTSYFLNVPEGAKTLEVALSALRSGSQTRFISLHPYGVAVEDSATIYCYPNYENPANTCRPDVRSYKDPQPGVWEVEVESRRTSPLLDNPYKLDVSLLGASFDPAVQTIAEAKIGSPAAVNWKVTNSAAALEGKLKGGSLGSADVERPSISTGGTYETTVTIGEGVEKLDVAIGGTSDANADIDLYVFKGDKEAGKSTTAGSEESVSLVKPAAGTYTVVVDGYSVPAGTTEFAYRDVFYSPTLGTIKVDESKAVNLANGASAQVGAEVLVAGAAPEGRQFFGEIQLVNPRGTAAGTGSVVIEKVTP comes from the coding sequence ATGCTGATGACCAAGGAATCCCCCAGCTCCATACCCGGGGCGAGACGCGCGGCCCGTATCGCGGCCGCCGCCGGTCTGGTGGCCGCACTGGCCGCCTCCGGTGCCGCCCCGGTTTTCGCCGCCGACGACCCGGCCACCGCGCCCGTCAAGCCCTCCGCCACGAGCGGGAAGGGCGACAAGCTCGGCAAGGCCGACGCCGACGTGCTGTCCAAGGCCGAGGCCGAGGGCGAGAAGAGCGTCACGATGATGGTCGCCACCACTCCGGGGGCGACCGAGCAGGTCACCAAGCAGCTGGACGCCGTCAAGGGGTCCGTGCTGGGGCAGACGTACGACAAGCTCGGCTATGTCCGCGCGACCGTACCGACCGCCTCGGCCGAGTCGACGATCAAGGCGGCCTCCAAGCTGTCGTCCGTCCTCGGCATCGACCTCAAGCAGGAGATCAAGCTGGACGACCCGACGCCCAAGGGCGACCGGGCCGCCGGGGCGAAGAAGGCGAAGTCCACGGGCAGCCACGCGGCCCCGGGCAGGAAGACGCCGGCGAAGAACCCGTACAACCCGTCCTTCGAGACGGGCGCGGTCGACTTCGTCAAGCAGCACCCGAAGGCCGACGGCCGCGGGATCACCATCGGTGTCCTGGACTCCGGAGTCGACCTCGGTCACCCGGCCCTCCAGAAGACCACCACCGGCGAGCGCAAGATCGTCGACTGGGTGACCGCCACCGACCCGGTCGACGACGAGGACGGCACCTGGCTGCGGATGACGGAGGCCGTGACCGGCCCGACGTTCACGGCCCTGGGCAAGACGTACTCGGCGCCCGCGGGCTCGTACCGGTTCAGCCTGTTCAAGGAGTCCGCCACGCTCGGGGGCGACATGGCGGGCGACCTCAACCGTGACGGTGACACCACCGACACCTGGGGCGTGCTGTACGACCCGGTCACCGGCACCACGCGGGTCGACCTGAACGGCAACGCGAACTTCGCCGACGACACCGTCCTGAAGCCGTACAAGGACAAGCACCAGGTCGCCTACTTCGGCAAGGACGACCCGCGCACCGACGTCGTCGAGCGCATCCCGTTCGTCGTCGAGACCCGCAAGAACGTCGTCTACAACGCCGCGGGCGCCAAGGCCGACTTCGTCAGCATCGGTGTCATCGAGAGCGAGCACGGTACGCACGTCGCGGGCATCACCGCGGCCAACGGCCTGTTCGGCGGCAAGATGAACGGTGCGGCGCCCGGCGCCAAGATCGTCTCCTCGCGTGCCTGCACCTGGACCGGCGGCTGCACCAACATCGCGCTCACCGAGGGCATGATCGACCTCGTCGTGAACCGCGGTGTCGACGTCGTCAACATGTCGATCGGCGGCCTGCCGCCGCTGAACGACGGCAACAACGCGCGCGCCGAGCTCTACAAGCGGCTCATCGACATCTACGGCGTCCAGCTGGTCATCTCGGCCGGCAACGACGGCCCGGGTGTCAACACCATCGGTGACCCCGGTCTCGCCGACCACGTCATCTCGGTGGGCGCGTCCATCTCCAAGGAGACCTGGGCCGCCAACTACGGCTCGAAGGTCACCAAGAAGTACGACATGCTGCCCTTCTCCTCGCGCGGTCCGCGTGAGGACGGCGGCTTCGCGCCGATCCTGACGGCGCCGGGTGCGTCCATCAACACCACCCAGACCTGGATCCCGGGCGGACCGGTCAAGGAGGCGGGTTACGACCTGCCGGCCGGTTACTCCATGCTCCAGGGCACCTCGATGGCCTCCCCGCAGGCCGCCGGTGCGACCGCGCTGCTGCTGTCCGCCGCGAAGCAGAAGAACATCGAGCTGCCGCCGGCGGATCTGCGCACCGCGCTGACCAGCACCGCCACCCACATCAAGGGAGTGCCCGCGCACGCCCAGGGTGCCGGTCTCATCGACATCGTCGGTGCCTGGAAGGCCATCGGAAAGGGCGCCACCGCGCACGAGTACACGGTGAAGGCCCCGGTCGACACCGCGATCGACTTCGCGCTGAAGGACCCGGGCTTCGGCACGGGCCTGTACGACCGTGAGGGCGGCCTGAAGGCCGGCCAGAAGAAGTCGTACGACGTCACCGTCACCCGCACCACGGGTCCGGACCGCAACGTCAAGCACACGCTGTCGTGGAAGAACAACGACGGCACCTTCAAGCTGACCGGTCCGAGCACCGTCTCGCTGCCGCTCGGCAAGCCGGTGACCGTCAAGGTCCAGGCGAAGCCCGGCAGCACCGGTGTGCACAGCGCGATCCTCAAGGTCGATGACAAGAAGACCGTCGGCGTGGACCACCAGATCCTCACCACCGTCGTCGTCGCCACCGACCTCAAGAAGCCGGGCTACGCGTTCAAGGCGTCCGGCTCGGTGCAGCGCAACAGCAGCACGTCGTACTTCCTGAACGTACCGGAGGGCGCCAAGACCCTTGAGGTCGCCCTCAGCGCCCTGCGTTCGGGCAGCCAGACGCGGTTCATCTCCCTGCACCCCTACGGGGTCGCGGTGGAGGACAGCGCCACGATCTACTGCTACCCGAACTACGAGAACCCGGCCAACACCTGCCGCCCGGACGTGCGTTCCTACAAGGACCCGCAGCCCGGCGTCTGGGAGGTCGAGGTCGAGTCGCGTCGTACGTCGCCGCTGCTGGACAACCCGTACAAGCTGGATGTCAGCCTGCTCGGCGCGTCCTTCGACCCGGCCGTGCAGACCATCGCCGAGGCGAAGATCGGCAGCCCGGCCGCGGTGAACTGGAAGGTCACCAACAGCGCCGCCGCCCTGGAGGGCAAGCTCAAGGGCGGTTCGCTGGGTTCGGCCGACGTCGAACGCCCGTCGATCTCCACGGGTGGGACCTACGAGACCACGGTCACCATCGGTGAGGGTGTCGAGAAGCTGGACGTCGCCATCGGCGGCACCTCCGACGCCAACGCGGACATCGACCTGTATGTCTTCAAGGGCGACAAGGAGGCCGGCAAGTCGACCACCGCGGGCTCCGAGGAGTCGGTCAGCCTGGTCAAGCCCGCCGCCGGTACGTACACCGTCGTCGTCGACGGCTACTCGGTCCCGGCCGGGACCACCGAGTTCGCCTACCGCGACGTGTTCTACTCGCCGACGCTCGGCACGATCAAGGTCGACGAGTCGAAGGCCGTGAACCTGGCCAACGGCGCCTCGGCCCAGGTCGGCGCCGAGGTCCTGGTAGCCGGAGCGGCTCCCGAGGGCCGGCAGTTCTTCGGTGAGATCCAGCTGGTCAACCCCCGCGGCACCGCGGCGGGCACCGGCAGCGTCGTGATCGAGAAGGTCACGCCGTAG
- a CDS encoding RNA polymerase sigma factor, translated as MFRGRQSLLGRKASGAGEDPLSPAQVDRVRAVLSLGGVPYADLQDAVQQIRLRLLERAASGREAPRDIGAWAAVVASNLAADWHRGRGRQERIGARLAALTPPDGAAEGGQEARLLALTVAAGLDELPGPQRQALVLRFYADLSVPRIAAELGIPEGTVKSRLYAAAGAMRERMALLRTDEVV; from the coding sequence ATCTTCAGGGGGAGGCAGTCCTTGCTGGGACGGAAGGCGTCGGGCGCGGGGGAGGACCCGCTGTCCCCGGCGCAGGTGGACAGGGTCAGGGCCGTGCTGTCCCTCGGCGGTGTGCCGTACGCCGATCTCCAGGACGCTGTGCAGCAGATACGGCTGCGGCTGCTGGAGCGCGCGGCGAGCGGCAGGGAGGCACCGCGCGACATCGGTGCCTGGGCGGCCGTGGTCGCCTCGAACCTGGCGGCCGACTGGCACCGCGGCCGCGGCCGGCAGGAGCGGATCGGCGCCAGGCTCGCGGCGCTGACCCCGCCGGACGGGGCGGCCGAGGGCGGCCAGGAGGCACGGCTGCTGGCCCTCACGGTCGCCGCCGGGCTCGACGAGCTGCCCGGACCGCAGCGCCAGGCCCTGGTGCTGCGGTTCTACGCGGACCTGTCCGTACCGCGGATCGCGGCCGAGCTGGGGATTCCGGAAGGCACGGTCAAGAGCCGCCTGTACGCGGCGGCCGGGGCGATGCGCGAGCGGATGGCGCTGCTGCGCACGGACGAGGTGGTGTGA
- a CDS encoding aspartate-semialdehyde dehydrogenase — MKVGIVGATGQVGTVMRGILAERKFPVAELRLFASARSAGSTIEWQGADITVEDASTADYTGLDIVLFSAGGATSKALAEKVAAQGAVVIDNSSAWRMDPEVPLVVSEVNPHAALIRPKGIIANPNCTTMAAMPVLRPLHAEAGLETLTVATYQAVSGSGVAGVAELHGQASKVVAEADRLAHDGEAVDFPEPAVYKRPIAFNVLPLAGSIVDDGSFETDEEQKLRNESRKILEIPGLKVSGTCVRVPVFSGHSLQVNARFARPISVERAHELLKDAEGVELSEIPTPLQAAGKDASFVGRIRVDETVEHGLALFVSNDNLRKGAALNAVQIAELVAAELQG, encoded by the coding sequence GTGAAGGTCGGAATCGTCGGCGCCACCGGTCAGGTCGGCACAGTCATGCGCGGGATCCTGGCCGAGCGGAAGTTCCCGGTCGCCGAGCTGCGGCTCTTCGCCTCCGCGCGTTCGGCGGGCTCCACGATCGAGTGGCAGGGCGCGGACATCACCGTCGAGGACGCCTCCACGGCCGACTACACGGGCCTGGACATCGTGCTCTTCTCGGCCGGTGGCGCGACCTCCAAGGCGCTGGCGGAGAAGGTCGCCGCCCAGGGTGCCGTCGTGATCGACAACTCCTCCGCCTGGCGCATGGACCCCGAGGTCCCGCTGGTCGTCTCCGAGGTCAACCCGCACGCGGCGCTGATCCGCCCCAAGGGCATCATCGCCAACCCGAACTGCACCACCATGGCCGCGATGCCCGTGCTGCGCCCGCTGCACGCCGAGGCCGGTCTCGAAACGCTGACCGTGGCCACGTACCAGGCGGTGTCCGGCTCCGGTGTCGCCGGTGTCGCCGAGCTGCACGGCCAGGCGTCCAAGGTCGTCGCCGAGGCCGACAGGCTGGCCCATGACGGCGAGGCCGTGGACTTCCCCGAGCCGGCCGTCTACAAGCGTCCGATCGCCTTCAATGTGCTGCCGCTGGCCGGTTCGATCGTCGACGACGGTTCGTTCGAGACGGACGAGGAGCAGAAGCTCCGCAACGAGTCCCGCAAGATCCTGGAGATCCCGGGGCTCAAGGTGTCCGGCACCTGCGTCCGGGTCCCGGTCTTCTCCGGCCACTCGCTCCAGGTCAACGCCCGCTTCGCGCGGCCGATCAGCGTCGAGCGCGCCCATGAGCTGCTGAAGGACGCGGAGGGCGTCGAGCTCTCGGAGATCCCCACCCCGCTCCAGGCGGCCGGCAAGGACGCCTCGTTCGTGGGCCGTATCCGGGTCGACGAGACCGTCGAGCACGGCCTGGCGCTCTTCGTCTCCAACGACAACCTCCGCAAGGGCGCGGCGCTGAACGCCGTGCAGATCGCGGAGCTGGTGGCGGCCGAGCTCCAGGGCTGA
- a CDS encoding DUF1203 domain-containing protein, with protein MTGYEARPIGPTALKELRDTDDAGRPCLPYTAVESGGPLRCCLRGAEPGERIALVSYAPLRRWAAEAWARPGAYDEQGPVFIHAEECGGPAPERAGYPFARTGALRTVRRYDAEGRIVGGRLMEIPADHDRGFDTAFDEAFADPAVALVHVRAVEYGCFQFEVRRG; from the coding sequence ATGACCGGATACGAGGCACGTCCCATCGGACCCACCGCCCTCAAGGAGCTCCGCGACACCGACGACGCGGGGCGCCCCTGCCTCCCGTACACCGCCGTGGAGAGCGGCGGCCCGCTGCGCTGCTGTCTGCGCGGCGCCGAGCCGGGGGAGCGGATCGCCCTGGTCTCCTACGCGCCGCTGCGCCGCTGGGCGGCCGAGGCGTGGGCCCGGCCGGGGGCGTACGACGAACAGGGGCCGGTCTTCATCCACGCCGAGGAGTGCGGGGGCCCCGCCCCGGAGCGGGCGGGCTACCCCTTCGCGCGGACCGGGGCGCTGCGGACCGTCCGGCGCTACGACGCGGAGGGGCGGATCGTGGGAGGGCGGCTGATGGAGATCCCCGCGGACCACGATCGCGGGTTCGACACGGCCTTCGACGAGGCGTTCGCCGATCCGGCGGTGGCGCTGGTGCATGTGCGGGCCGTGGAGTACGGCTGCTTCCAGTTCGAGGTGCGGCGCGGCTGA